A genome region from Oryzias melastigma strain HK-1 linkage group LG12, ASM292280v2, whole genome shotgun sequence includes the following:
- the dnajc25 gene encoding dnaJ homolog subfamily C member 25, which produces MTSAACHGDWPLRAQPSSAPQSSQVEMEAERSSGGGGAGPRAAGSWRRLWALLLAVSSLPAATALVEGLYCGTEVCYDVLGVTREASKAEIARAYRQLARRYHPDRYKPEEPGAEESSHKKFLLIATAYETLKDEDSRRDYDYMLDHPEEYYQHYYAYYRRRLTPKVDVRVVILVTICAISIFQYYSWHSSYNEAINYLMTVPKYRIQATEIAKQQGLLNRTKEKGKNRRSKEEIREQEEEVIRDIIKNKIDIKGGYQKPNLTDILLCQIVLFPYYLTSYMVWYVSWVYRFTICREEYGDEEKLYIIRRYMKMSQSQFDSLEENSKQTFLEKQLWIKEKFQAYKKDQEEEMKVKMATDPRMKRYRRWMKNEGPGRLTFMED; this is translated from the exons ATGACGTCAGCAGCCTGCCACGGTGATTGGCCGCTGCGCGCGCAGCCTAGCTCCGCACCGCAGTCGTCGCAGGTGGAGATGGAAGCGGAGAGGAGCAGCGGTGGAGGCGGCGCGGGTCCGCGGGCGGCGGGCTCCTGGCGGCGCCTCTGGGCACTCCTCCTTGCCGTGTCCTCCCTGCCGGCGGCCACGGCGCTGGTGGAGGGTCTGTACTGCGGCACCGAGGTGTGCTACGACGTCCTCGGCGTCACCCGGGAGGCCTCCAAAGCGGAGATCGCCCGGGCTTACCGACAGCTGGCCCGCCGGTACCACCCGGACCGGTACAAGCCAGAGGAGCCCGGCGCGGAGGAGTCCTCTCACAAGAAGTTCCTGCTCATCGCGACGGCCTACGAGACGCTAAAG GATGAAGACTCCAGGCGGGACTACGATTATATGCTGGACCATCCTGAGGAGTACTACCAGCACTACTATGCTTACTACCGCAGACGCCTCACCCCCAAGGTGGACGTCAGGGTTGTGATTCTGGTCACAATCTGTGCCATCTCCATCTTCCAG TATTACAGCTGGCACAGCAGCTACAATGAAGCCATCAACTACTTGATGACGGTCCCCAAGTACCGCATCCAGGCCACAGAGATCGCCAAGCAACAGGGCCTCCTCAACCGCACCAAAGAGAAAGGCAAGAACCGCCGCTCCAAAGAGGAGATccgagagcaggaggaggaggtgatccgtgacatcatcaaaaacaaaatagacaTCAAAGGAGGCTACCAGAAGCCCAACCTGACCGACATCCTGCTGTGTCAGATTGTCCTCTTCCCCTACTACCTGACCAGCTACATGGTCTGGTACGTCTCCTGGGTTTACCGCTTCACCATCTGCAGAGAGGAGTACGGAGACGAGGAGAAACTCTACATCATCAG GAGGTACATGAAGATGTCTCAGTCTCAGTTTGACAGTTTGGAGGAGAACAGCAAACAGACGTTCCTGGagaaacagctgtggatcaAAGAGAAGTTCCAG GCgtacaaaaaagatcaagaagaGGAGATGAAGGTGAAGATGGCTACTGACCCGAGGATGAAGCGGTACCGCCGCTGGATGAAGAACGAGGGGCCCGGCCGGCTGACTTTCATGGAGGACTGA